The genomic DNA GGTGACGTGCCGCTTCTCAGGGCTGAGACTGTGCAGGCGATGGTCGCCCATCACGAAGAACGCGCAGCAGCGGTTACCGTTCTCACGACACAGGTATGCGATCCCTTTGGATACGGAAGAATTGTGAAGCGGGAGGGTGGAAGAATCCTGCGTATAGTCGAAGAAAAGGATGCAACGGAAGAAGAGAGGGGAATAACCGAAATAAACGCCGGAATCTACTGTGTGAACGCAGCTTTTCTCTTCGACGCTGTGACGCGGCTCGACAACCGGAACCGTCAGGGGGAATACTACCTTACCGATATCGTAAAGGCTGCTTCGGAGCAAAACGAGCTGTGCGTCTCTTTTTCAGTCTCCGACGCCGATGAAGTCATGGGTGTGAACGACCGTGTGCAACTCGCGCAGGCTGCGTCGGTCGTGCGTGGGAGGATCAACCGCGACCTTATGCTGTCGGGGATAACCATAGTCGACCCAGCGACTGCGTACATAGAGAAACAGGTTTCGATAGGGCGCGATACTACCATTCACCCGAACGTCCATATTTCCGGCAATACCATCATCGGCGCAGGGTGCGTCATAGAGCCGGGAGCCGTGATAAGAGCCTGCACCATCGGTAAGGGCGTGACGGTAAAGACGGGTACGGTCATGACGGACTCTGTACTACATGATGAGGTGTCGGTAGGCCCGATGGCGCATCTGCGCCCTGGAACCGTCCTGCATTCCCATGTCAAAATCGGGAACTTCGTCGAAACGAAGAAAATCGAGATGGGGGAGGGTTCCAAAGCCTCCCACCTTACCTATCTGGGCGATGCGACTATCGGCAGTGACGTCAATGTCGGGTGCGGCACCATTACCTGCAACTACGACGGCGTAAGGAAACACCGGACGGTCATAGGGGACGGGGTCTTCGTGGGAAGCGACGTTCAGTTCGTAGCACCGGTGACGATCGGTTGCAATTCGCTAATAGCAGCGGGCACGACGGTCACCAAGGATGTACCCCCCGATTCACTCGCCATTGCCCGGTCTCCCCAGGTGAACAAAGAAGGATGGAAACTGAAAAAGAAGTAAATCGACCTGTGCCCTCGCTTGACGGTCTTGAGGAGCCAAAGGAAAATCTATGTGCGGAATAGTCGGATATACGGGGCGGCAGCAGGCTTCCCCGATCATTCTCGAAGGATTGAAGAAGCTTGAGTACCGGGGATACGATTCCGCCGGAATCTGCACCTTCACCGACAATCAAGCCGTCATCTGCCGAAGCGAAGGGAAGCTTGTGAACCTGGAGCGGCTGATGACGAGCCAGCCCCTCAAAGGTGAAATCGGTATCGGCCACACCCGATGGGCCACCCACGGACGTCCTTCCGAGATAAACGCCCATCCGCACCAGGCTGGGTCGATCATCGTCGTGCACAACGGAATCATCGAAAACTATCTCCAGCTCAAGGAGCAACTGAGGCAGAAAGGGCGCGAATTCAAAAGCGAGACCGATACCGAGGTGATCTCGCATCTGGTCGACCTCCGATTTTCAGAAACGGGAGACTTTGAACAGTCCGTACGCCGTGCACTCCAGGA from Geobacter sp. DSM 9736 includes the following:
- the glmU gene encoding bifunctional UDP-N-acetylglucosamine diphosphorylase/glucosamine-1-phosphate N-acetyltransferase GlmU, with the protein product MANVIAIILAAGKGTRMKSDLVKVMHPVGGQPMICWPVEVAREAGAEKVVLVTGHQSETVREFFANAPDIVFALQEEQLGTGHAVACAREACAGFGGTVVILSGDVPLLRAETVQAMVAHHEERAAAVTVLTTQVCDPFGYGRIVKREGGRILRIVEEKDATEEERGITEINAGIYCVNAAFLFDAVTRLDNRNRQGEYYLTDIVKAASEQNELCVSFSVSDADEVMGVNDRVQLAQAASVVRGRINRDLMLSGITIVDPATAYIEKQVSIGRDTTIHPNVHISGNTIIGAGCVIEPGAVIRACTIGKGVTVKTGTVMTDSVLHDEVSVGPMAHLRPGTVLHSHVKIGNFVETKKIEMGEGSKASHLTYLGDATIGSDVNVGCGTITCNYDGVRKHRTVIGDGVFVGSDVQFVAPVTIGCNSLIAAGTTVTKDVPPDSLAIARSPQVNKEGWKLKKK